The DNA window AGGTTGCTCATTTCACATATAGAAAAGTGATTCATGTAGAAGAAtctgaagaaatttcacagaaagaaatgaatcacaATGCTTTCCTGGAAGGTTAGTGAAATTCTACAGATTGTAGAAAATCCAGGATAAATCCAATGATGAGTACAGTTACTGTGTTTGGctacttccaaattttctaCTAAGAGCAAGAGAAGCCGGATTTATTTCTCGGAAcatataagtaaaaaaaaatagaaaaactctGTCTCGTTTCCAGGAAAATATAAGTATGAATTGAAGCAGAGAAATTTCTTAGCAAAAAAGTGTTGATTCTCATtgtcgtttttattttcttacaaattATTCATCTACTTagctctttttgaaaaaaaaagaacaaaaaaatttgttttattttttataaaatttcgGATATTCGTTTCTCTTTATCTAGCTTCCTATCCAGCACTAAAATaactattttttcataaatattttcagaattctATCCTGGATTGGCTATTTCCGTGGTTATGATGTCTGTTGTCACCTATACCGCATATGTGCTCGGTAAAAGTTGGAATATTTTGTTGAACACATGGCCGGAATACAGAGAACATTGTCGGAAACCGTATCCAGAAATCGGTTACAGAGCTATGGGCAGTATTGTTAGGTGAGGATATGGCAGTTTCGTATGCTTACGCCAAAAAGGCCCGccattatcgatttttttcgaaaattttattgttttccagaaaactcgTCTCATTATGTATTGATATCACACAATTCGGGATTgctgttgtttatttacttctgTCGTCAAAGAACATTCACGACATGATTAAGGTACGTGCGGATAACTGTGCGATTTCGCAGAAAATCAATACGTATTTTTACCATTAAGACCTTCTCTGACAACGACTTCAGCTACTGTTTTGTCGTATTGATATTGGCCGTATGCCTATTGCCACTCACATTCTTGAAATCACCACAGGATTTCTGGTAAGATTTGGCGGGGTACGGTAGGCAATGTGGTCCATAGAGGATTGCGGTTTCGTCCCTATACATCCCTCAAAAGTTatgctctgtttttttttctcccgcCGGAGATTGATCCACCGTTTCGCTTTCTACCGTAACCACTTTGATCGTGCTGCGATTATTGAACTCATGATGATGATCAAATTTTCTGAACGGGATCCTACCTTCATTTCTCTATCGCCTTTCCTAACTTGTACATAATTCTAGTCATCGActctaaaaatgaagaatttttcctctaaaattattcaaaaatcgaTATTTCTGTCTTCGAGAGGCCTTTTTTGAGAAGATGAACCGATACTTCCTTCGcatctttgcttttcttcttcctaatcttttttctcccgtaaaatttttattcctcctcctcttttttgtagtcgtgattttattctcattttagGAGAATAATCTACTAGAATCCCtactctttattcttttaagcaaatgaaaaaatccttttttatccGAGTAATTTTGAACTTTAGGAATTCCCCTTGAAACTTATCTTCGGATCATTCTGCACAGAGAAAAAACCTTATTTCTAAATTAGAAATATCAGAAAATACGTAAATTATGttttagtgtatttatgtacaTATTCAACAGTAGaagggtgggtgtggcgcagtcggttagaggtccgttgtagccacacggccGAGGGTTcggatccgccctagtgctcaccaagcctttcgtcccaccgggatcgataaattggtgtcagactcgtctgggaggataaaaacactgacttgacccatcggctagtccccgcaagtcactgtaaaggccagttacacgttcgtacacctcaaacgattctgaattgaagtgaacgtgggggcgcatcccaagcggattgattaacgccacacactttatcctttatcctttatttaatAAGAGAAATAACATAGATTAAAGCTAACAGTAGTCTTTTCTCCCAGTCACTCACAACGAGGATTGTTTTCGGCTAATAGCGCACTTTTTCCGCGAGATCCCGTGATGTTGTCACATGGGATTACTGTAAAAGTACAATTTTGGTCTTTAATGCGAATCGTGTGGCTTGTAACCGCTATCTTTAGAAATTGTTGTTCGTTACCGTATTTTCGGATTAAAACGATAACGTCGTGTCGTCATTCCTAAGTTCAAGAGATCTATCGTACTTTCAGATCAACACACGATCATTTCTTAAGCTGGGAGAGTGCCCTGATATGATTTTGCCCTTAAGGATAATACCGCGTAGCGAGTCAGTAAATAAGGGATTTTAAATTCTGCGGAAGTGCTGCCCTTTCAAGTACTAAAAGTGATGCCTTTGCCAGGATCTGCATTGCTCCATCTTGCTTCATAAATTGATAATGGCCATGTGAATAGATGGTTTTCTGAAGAGGGAATGAGtgggtgaatgaatgagtgaatgaatggatgaatgatcATGTATACGTTTCGACTGATGGTAGAATGAATATACGAATATATGAATGAATCCGCTAATCAgtgaatgaattgaaaagtaaacaaactTAATGATTGACTGGGGTAGTGACTAGTTTATGGATAAATTAGCAGCAAATGGACGCACAagggaatgaatgaatgaatgaatgaatgaatgaatgaatgtgttGATGAGTgggtgaatgaatggatgaacgaAGACGCGggttgatgaatgaatgaatgaatgaatgaatgaatgaatgggtgagtaaataaatgaacggatgaggtgatgaacgaatgaatgaatgagttaaCGAATGcgtgaatgaatggatgaacgaAAGCACGAGTTGATGCGTAAATGAATGGATGACGTAAAGCACGATttgacgaatgaatgaatgaatgattgagtgaataaatgaatggatgaagcGGTGaaggaatggatgaatgaGTTAACGAATGTGTGAATGAATAGATAAACGAAAGCACGagttgatgaatgaatgaatgaatgaatgaatgacgtAAAGCACGATttgacgaatgaatgaatgaatgaatgattgagtgaataaatgaatggatgaagcGGTGaaggaatggatgaatgaGTAAACGAATGTgtgaatgaatggataaaCGAAAACACGAGTTGATGAATAAATGGATaagtgaatgagtgagtgatttaatgaataaatgattgaGCGAGTTGgtgaatggatggatgaatgagtgtatgagtgaatgaatgaattaattaCCAAACCAATGATTTAATGTATAAGTGAGTcgatgaatgagtgaatgaatgagtgaatgaacggatgaatgaacgaatgaatgaatgaatgaatgaatgaatgaatgaatgagcgaatgaatgagtgaatgaatgaatgaacagataaataaacaagtagaaCCGATTCATAGATCAACTACATGGTTTCAGGTGGGCAGTTGTGATTGCAATGATCACAACCTCATGCGCAGTTGTATTGATCATTATAGGATCATCGCTTGATTATGGTCTCTGCTCCTCTTACACGTAAGTTATTGGTGATAATTGATAGAAAACtcactttaaaaagaaatgaagaaaagtgaattaCAATGTTAGAGAAAATTGATTGGTTTTTCAGAGGAATGCCAAGCTATCAACCGAAAAACTTCTTCCTTGCGTTGGGTACATTATTGTTTGCCTATGGTGGTCATTCAGCTTTTCCTACGATCCAGCATGATATGAAAAATCCAGCTGAGTTCACGAAATCGGTCGTACTGGCATTCACAGGTGAGTTTAATTCTTTTCACTATTATTGGCTGAAGATTTTGACTAACCAAGCATTCaatcctcgaaaaaaattatcctcGCAGAAGTTCGCTTTTTTCCACCTTCCACAACTGCGCCGCAGCCAATAGGTGGAGCACAGACGCTCTAGCGCACATTTTTGTGATGTGAAATCCAGACGGTTTTAATTTTAGTGATGGGTGTTATGTATGGACCTGTATGTATTATGGGTTATTTAACTTATCACGATACGATCAGAGATTCCATTATTCCATCCATTCAGGTTCACCCAAGTGTTATTCTTGTTTTGATCTCTCGATGATTTGATCTCGATCAACCGATATCGATTTTAGACGGTATGGATTCAACAAGCGATCAACGTGTTAATCACCATCCATTGCCTTCTCACATTAACCATTGTTTTCAATCCTTTAAATCAGGAAATGGAGGAGCTCCTAAATTGTCCTCAACGTgaatattttcgaatattcattTGTTAACAACATGAACATATTGAATGATTCCATTCAGACTTTGGCTGGCAACGTGTCCTAATCCGAACTGGCATTATGGTGGCAGTAGTTTTTGTTGCGGAAAGTATACCTAACTTTGGTCCATTGCTCGATCTTTTtggtacgtttttttttctggaaatttcttgttACAATGCATTCCATGATGGATATCCAACTCAAAAAATCGATTATAGGCGGATCAACGTTAACATTGACCTCAGTCATTTTACCCTgcctcttcttcctttttttgaatgcaaGACAAATGAGAGAAAATGATACTGGAAAGAAGGATGACAGCCCAGCTACCCTTAAAGAGTAAGTGAAGCTAATTGAATTattctaaattttgaattctaaagtgaagagaaaaaaataaatcatacATTCGCAAatacttaaaaaataaacaaagttttCAGTTTAATTATTACTGTGTACAGCGGTAGAAGCGgttattttttctcgaaatacgACGACCTgagaatatgattttttttttctaaaaataggggaagaatttgaaattaatttgatCAAGCTTTGGAACAGAAACGATTAAAGAAGCTCGCACGTGACTTGTTTTTGAATACTGGATCTCTATTTTGGTAAATATTCTCTTAATACTtacataaatttaattttaataacaatttttagtttttaaaaattcttgatttagttttttaataaatatagaatgtgacaaaattaaattctagttggttttcatttttgtttaccaCTTTCCTGGAATTCAAAGTTTCTCTATGAACTTGGTTCACTAATAATTTCCTTCAGATTTTCATTGTATCCGttcatttctagtttttcctCTCCTTCTCAAAGAAGAACGTTTGTGGTCGGCACTCACAAAACTTGTACGACAACACCGTTTCCCCAGTAAATCTTGTGATTTACTGTTATCTAACGGGGCAACAGTGACTTACCACTTAAAAATATTCGACTCCATGAAACATTAAACACAGTGATATGGTAAcgatccttgatttttttttctgatctctCATCATCGCCGTCAAACTCACCATAttggcattttttaaaaattttcaatcaatCCCCTTCCAATAGTAGATATCTTGCGTATATTtccctaattttattttaaagtagCAAATCAATTTGCATAAAATGCATTTAAGTGATTGACGTTATCCCGAGTTAGTGAACAGCTAAGGACAAACTTAgtagaggagaaaagaaaaaatgacgaaaaaaaatggttgtgGTAAAAATTAGGTTCTCATCTTCTACATACCTCTATCATCGTATAACTATAAGCTAACAAATAGTTTATTTcctagcagttttttttttacattttcaagtgatttttttttcatagtacAGCAATATCCAGCTGGTTCGTGTGATCGAtatcgatttttattttcagtgttttcaaATACACCCCACGATCAACGCTTATTATTTGTATAGGAATTATTGGTATGTTTTTTGcgttgttttttctcaaaaattcatttttttttctgcatataaCTGCTAGCAAAGTAGTGAAATTAAAACTAAGACcctaatttaattatttaacttAACCAATATTTGAACGTTACAGTATTCGGGTTCTTTGGTGGTGCTGCGGCAACGTTTTCAGCTATAGTTGAATTAACGACTACCAATTTCCTACTACCCTGCTATGTTAGCCCATTCCTCAACAAGGTATTCAATATTagttcatttttatctttttttttcctaaaaattttcatcattaTCTCAATACCAATCATTGCCACTGAACGTTTTATTGAAAGTGAAGGTTATATCTTGTTTTTTATTATAGACCATGGATGAGGATCTGGCACTTGTAAGTGAATACGGTATTAGTTTTGTTTACTAACAAGAAATTTACGTTAGCACCTGCTTCACACGCGTTAGAAGGGATAAGTTCTTGTCTTATCTTTAGTCATCCACGtgaattttcctcaaaaaaaaaataatcaaacaaaaattattacgACTTTGTTTTTCCCAATGACCTCCGCGTTTCGACTTCGAGCCTCGGCTATGTCTGACGGGTAGTTTCTCTCTGATGGTCAGTTGGACTTGCCCGTACTGACTACCCAAACCACCTAATCGTGCCCTGTCCCCAACCACGTGGTGACCTGGTCTCGTGTATCTAAACATGACACAGCACTGCTACTTATATTTTACGTTTATTAACGTTTATTAACTTCTCTTCTGACAACGAGACTACGATATTTTGCCAATAGATAAGAAAGCATGAGGAACTACTTAAGGAAGAGAAATATACTTTGAGtacgaaagttcgactttccttgaatcttggcatagagattgcaacttgttgatagtcgaatttaagcaacagccaagattgttaacaaactttattacggctaacgtttcggcgttgtcgccttcgtcagagcctggaaagtaagaacatttgcaatatatcctctcaaatgtctcatccagaacaagtcatcatcccctaggatattacacccggaccCGGAAACAGAAACCAAAAAAGTCCAGAatgttgtgcctacctcagtagccgcgttgccgtgatgttagcggatatggGCGCGGTGCAATCGctctgatactaattaggatgcgccccgcatatgaccccgtagatcaaacccgcaaaggtcttgatatagAGCCAGCTCgtatactttgagtaatgccTGGGTGCACGTGCAGGGCACGTGCACAATAATTTAAGCACGACTACGAAACACAACACAGCAACCATATCACTCCACACATGGACTAGGCGGCTACAAAACTTGACTGTGCGGCAACGGCGCGGCTCCCCTATTGTGCTTGCAGCAATATTCAAAGTATTTTCTTTATGTGTTTTCCACAATGCAAGGCACGTGCACAATAATTAGCACGATTACGAACACAACCAATAACACCACCCATGGACTAGGCGGCTACAAACTTGATTGTATTGTGCTTGCAGCAATATTCAAAGTATTTTCCCGCTTACTGTGTTTTCCCAACACGTGCAAGGCACGTGCACAATAATTCAAGCACGATTACGAAACACAACACAATAACCATACCACTCCACACATGGACTAGGCGGCTACAAAACTTGACTGTGCGGCAACGGCGCGGCTCCCCTATTGTGCTTGCAGCAATATTCAAAGTATTTTCCCGCTTACTGTGTTTTCCCAACACGTGCAAGGCACGTGCACAATAATTCAAGCACGATTACGAAACACAACACAATAACCATACCACTCCATGGACTAGGCGGCTACAAAACTTGACGTGCGGACGGGCTATTGTGTTGCAGAATTTCAAAGTATTTTCGTTGGTTTTCCCAAGTAATTGCGATTACGAAAACAACACATAATCCACAATGGCTAGGCGGCTCAAAACTTGCGGAACGGCGTCTTTGTGCTTGCGCATATTAAGTTTTTCCCTTACTTTTTCAACACGTGCAAGGCACGTGCACAATAATTCAAGCACGATTACGAAACACAACACAATAACCATACCACTCCACACATGCGCTAACTAAGCGGCTACAAAATACAAGCGGTAATCAAAGAATGTAAACTATATCTATTTCGAGGTTTTGATACAGCAAAACAACTAATGCAGCTGGCATATATTTTATACATGCTGCTGAAGTGGAAGTGGCTAGCCGGGAGAAGGCATCCAAGAGGATTGGTTTGAGCGCgcatacttaaaggcatcatcccacgaatctggggtgggacggatttcaggtggagtattcgtacactagatcatagattatgaagaggagggtgattccgtccatttcttcctaactgccgtaaaaaaaaccgtacggaagatgcggcgcgtgcacaaggctggcgcggtctaatcgaactcgttgtagaaaatagcgcgccggaacgctcgaagccgtatcttcagggccgttttttacggcaattaggaagaaatggatgaaatcacccttctctccacaatctacgactccgtataggcataactcacttgaaatccgaaccaccccagattcgtggagtaataCCTTTAAGCTGCGGTACGAAGTGGCCAATGAGCCCGGCCTCTCTATGTCGCGAGGAGTGACGAGCCACTCCGCACTTTacaatttttcccatcttcttACCACCCATCGATgttttttggataaaaatcGTTGGAAATAGACTCGAAGAAGTTTTTCGCTCGTTTATCATTCTTTAGATTTATGTTTCTGTGTGGTCTAGAACTGCCTTAGGGAGCACATCACGGAACTGAAGACGTTGGGACCTGTCCAGAAAGAGATGGGTTAAGCATGGTAGATCGCGAATATCAGTGAGCGTGTTCAAGCTCAGTGATATTTGTAATCAAGATTTAATCGCCCCAAGAAAATGGTGTGGAAAACGGTCTTCCTGTgcgatttttcctacgaggcacttTATAATGTGTCAACTTTGTACACGCGCTGCGCCTTCTAGCGGCTGcacgaaaatcaatgaggtttccCCAATCTTTTCAAGTAAAGCCAAAagataggctgctgagggaactggTGTGTGTACAAAGATAGCGTTATAAAGTGCCTCGTAGAAAAATCATACAGAACGAGAAAGACATAGGATGAAGTGTTGTATGTCTTTAATCCGTTAAAATAGCAGGACATtaacaatttcacccaaatcTAGCAGAAAAATACGCATTCTAGAGAGGCCGCCACTGCTTAGGCTAAATAAGCCTAAGCAAGCCTAAGGTGGCTGGTAGTCCATCCGGAAAGTGTAAGATATAGAGTGAAGCGCTGTATGTCTTTAATCCGTCAGTGGTGTTagtcaattcgcttgggatgcgacaACGCATTGGAGTACAATTCGTGATCGATGACGTTTCACGAACTGCCCAAGAACCATCAATGAGGCGGTGATTAGCAGATGTaataagtcagtgttttcatcctcccagacaggtccgGTAAGAATTTATGAACCCCAAAGATATCAAAAGTTAGGTTGTCCTACGGCGGTTTCTTACCAGCAATCGTTCAATCGAGACCAAAACTAATGAACAACACATAGAGGAGTAAAAAGAAGGTTTAAAATTATAGTACTTTGTATTTTACCACAGGTTAGAAAACTAATGAAGGAAGTTATACTAGGATAAAAGATGGACGgaacttattcctcaacctaacaaatttcttccaatTCTTTGGTTCCTGAACTGCTTATTTATAATGAGGCGGGTGAAAGAAGTATAGCAAAACTATTCGGCTTCACTAGATCCTTCACGGGGTTATCTAACAAGCTTTCAGCTATAACAAAGGACCCTAAGTGCCAATATTAATAAATTCTaataaaaggacaaaggataaagtcactggcgtatcaatccacttgggatgctccaacgcattttactggaattcgtaatcgttgaggttttggaacgcgtgttggcctatacagtaacttgcgggggccagccgatgtgtcaagtcagtgtttttatgctcccagacaagtctggtaccaatttatcgactgcGGAAGCATGAAAAGCTtagtgagcactggggcggattcgaacctccgatcgatcgtgcaggaagcgaaacctctaacctcTAAGGAATCCATAatacgtcagattcatggaatgctgcctttatAGGAACACACTATCGTTATGCCGTAATCCTTTGTTATTGCTAACTAGCACTTTCTTTGCACTAACATTTCTGACCACTGCTAACATCACACTATTGGATCTGTCTGCAGgtcctattgatttttttcagaaacatcCAAGAGACGGTACATCTAGCGTATACTGTTGTGGAGAGTATCAAAATCTCACACATAATGGACTCATCAGTCAATGTGTTCCAATGCCCGACagcccattttatggataaaaTCAATAGCAATCGATATGATCACCTTCAAAACCGCTACATTGTTTAAATGTAGTTATTCAATGTGAATGTATATGAATATCTAGAATTTTTGCAAGTACGTGAAATTCTGAATTTCTCAAAGTACCTCGTAACTTCTCAGAGAGTTTAGCTTTactaaatttttggaaatctaGGTTTGTTTGATAACTAAATTGTTTATCTCTTGTTAAACCTTTTTTAACACCACTTACGTTGATGTTTGACAATTTCCGGTTACTCAAAGAGCTTCACATGTGACTCTAGTCAGAGCATGTTGTTATATGAGCATGAGCATGTTGTCTATGTTTGATCGATGTTCTGACCTACAATCTTCTAACTACATATTGTATGGAGTCCTGTGTTGATACTACTGCTGCAACATTTACAAGCAGTACGTTGTATTTAAATCGTCATGCATACTGTATATAAATGTTGTTGGTCAttgataaaaggataaaggataaagtcactgaagtattaatccacttgggacgcgcctacttcaattcagaatcgtttgaggtttattttGAAAGCGGGTGCAGcgttacaatgacttgcagtggctagccggagtgtcaagtcagtgtttttatcctcccagagaagtctggtaccaatttatcaactcgggaggaatgaaaggcgtGGTTTGcgctagagcggtttcgaaccattgactgTGTGGCTACAAAGAACCTCTGACCGACTGCACCACATCCACCTCTTCATTAAtaataaagtggaaaaaaacaccGAAAAGGACTAAGTAGCGTCATTTATAGGTTTTGAAACTTTCTCGAACAACCGCAATTCATATTGTTCGCTTCGCTTTTCACTTTTGCACACTTCGCCATGTTATACGGTAGGTCCATACGATACGGAAAATTCCGTTCATGGTCAGTGTAAAATGTGTTGTAACATGATGACAGAATGAAAACGTGCATAGCGCACAGAGCTGCCTCTACAGTATGCGGAAAACCATCTAGACCTCCtttcttgttgtttctttgtagttctctactatttttttcctacaacaGTACACATTTGAGCTTACATAGCAAATTAGGCGAGCTgagcaaatttcttttcattattttaaccGTTTTCTTGCTCTTAGCTCGCATCTAAGATCTTAGTTTGTTAGGAGATTCAATGTATGCCCCTTTTTTGTGTTATTGTGCACGACTAGCTTTTGTTATAATAGGCATCATAGTGAAATTCTGAAATCCGGGGAAGCAGAGCTTTTGAAGAGATGACCTGGAGCTTATTATTTCGTCTTTACACTTCTATGTCACTACACAAGTACTTCAGTTCATCTTTTATACTCTTTCT is part of the Necator americanus strain Aroian chromosome V, whole genome shotgun sequence genome and encodes:
- a CDS encoding hypothetical protein (NECATOR_CHRV.G17908.T2), with the protein product MTWSIDENMPTSENGYAKQKKDTVSSPSFSSGRDSIFDMTRPYMNPKGLSWFVTGLFVVGDLAGGGLVALPTAMIQSEFYPGLAISVVMMSVVTYTAYVLGKSWNILLNTWPEYREHCRKPYPEIGYRAMGSIVRKLVSLCIDITQFGIAVVYLLLSSKNIHDMIKTFSDNDFSYCFVVLILAVCLLPLTFLKSPQDFWWAVVIAMITTSCAVVLIIIGSSLDYGLCSSYTGMPSYQPKNFFLALGTLLFAYGGHSAFPTIQHDMKNPAEFTKSVVLAFTVMGVMYGPVCIMGYLTYHDTIRDSIIPSIQTVWIQQAINVLITIHCLLTLTIVFNPLNQEMEELLNCPQHFGWQRVLIRTGIMVAVVFVAESIPNFGPLLDLFGGSTLTLTSVILPCLFFLFLNARQMRENDTGKKDDSPATLKDVFKYTPRSTLIICIGIIVFGFFGGAAATFSAIVELTTTNFLLPCYVSPFLNKKHPRDGTSSVYCCGEYQNLTHNGLISQCVPMPDSPFYG
- a CDS encoding hypothetical protein (NECATOR_CHRV.G17908.T1); the encoded protein is MTWSIDENMPTSENGYAKQKKDTVSSPSFSSGRDSIFDMTRPYMNPKGLSWFVTGLFVVGDLAGGGLVALPTAMIQSEFYPGLAISVVMMSVVTYTAYVLGKSWNILLNTWPEYREHCRKPYPEIGYRAMGSIVRKLVSLCIDITQFGIAVVYLLLSSKNIHDMIKTFSDNDFSYCFVVLILAVCLLPLTFLKSPQDFWWAVVIAMITTSCAVVLIIIGSSLDYGLCSSYTGMPSYQPKNFFLALGTLLFAYGGHSAFPTIQHDMKNPAEFTKSVVLAFTVMGVMYGPVCIMGYLTYHDTIRDSIIPSIQTVWIQQAINVLITIHCLLTLTIVFNPLNQEMEELLNCPQHFGWQRVLIRTGIMVAVVFVAESIPNFGPLLDLFGGSTLTLTSVILPCLFFLFLNARQMRENDTGKKDDSPATLKDVFKYTPRSTLIICIGIIVFGFFGGAAATFSAIVELTTTNFLLPCYVSPFLNKTMDEDLALKHPRDGTSSVYCCGEYQNLTHNGLISQCVPMPDSPFYG